From a single Porites lutea chromosome 10, jaPorLute2.1, whole genome shotgun sequence genomic region:
- the LOC140950849 gene encoding ADP-ribosyl cyclase/cyclic ADP-ribose hydrolase-like, whose protein sequence is MSFLFVAGSLFLFTTIELSVAGEGSTPKIKEIVLGRCYEYQLNTIGPEADNWKDCNEIWEAFHQAFAYKNPCTLAFDDYQPFFDATGMQELTKSLFWSGTYKVAHVYSDSGDRYTTLEDTLAGYPVNGLTWCGNENLFPSDSDGIDYNSCPDWSECDYTTPFWGLASTTFARHARGIARVMLNGSRVDSNGKPVPYREDSFFAKYELPNLQVNKVSELRIVVVHKNGPKRLRKGCYTASIRMLKKHARNRGLKVTCYDDPNDVRHILCTDDPFSRKCLFLLFNSWRH, encoded by the exons ATGAGTTTCCTATTTGTGGCTGGATCACTCTTTCTTTTTACCACCATTGAATTGAGTGTTGCGGGCGAGGGCTCCACTCcgaaaatcaaagaaattgtaCTAGGAAGATGCTACGAGTATCAATTGAATACTATTGGTCCTGAAGCAGATAACTGGAAAGACTGTAATGAGATCTGGGAGGCCTTTCATCAAGCCTTTGCTTATAAGAATCCGTGTACCCTAGCATTCGATGATTACCAGCCGTTCTTTGATGCAACTGGAATGCAAGAACTTACAAAG AGTTTGTTCTGGTCTGGTACATACAAAGTTGCGCATGTCTATTCTGATTCCGGTGATCGATATACAACTCTAGAAGATACCTTGGCCGG GTATCCGGTGAATGGACTGACTTGGTGTGGAAATGAAAACCTGTTTCCTTCAGACTCCGATGGGATTGACTACAATTCCTGTCCAGATTGGAGTGAATGTGATTATACGACACCTTTCTGGGGCCTCGCGTCAACGACG tttgcAAGACATGCTCGAGGAATTGCTAGAGTAATGCTGAATGGTTCCAGGGTCGATTCAAATGGAAAACCTGTTCCCTACAGAGAAGACAG cTTCTTTGCCAAATACGAGCTGCCAAATCTTCAAGTGAACAAAGTTTCCGAACTCAGGATCGTAGTGGTTCACAAGAACGGCCCTAAACG TTTACGCAAAGGTTGTTACACTGCCTCTATTAGAATGCTTAAAAAACACGCAAGAAATAGAGGACTTAAAGTAACCTGCTACGACGACCCAAA TGACGTGCGCCATATTTTGTGTACGGACGATCCTTTCTCTCGTAAATGCCTCTTTCTCCTCTTTAACTCTTGGAGACATTAA